One segment of Rhodopirellula baltica SH 1 DNA contains the following:
- the flgC gene encoding flagellar basal body rod protein FlgC codes for MISALDISTSALVAQRTRLNAISGNIANISSLVDENGNPSPYQARQVVFQTDETASPGEAAGVKVSEVMLDESEPLYRYQPDHPLAINEGKWEGYVAYPNIDLTTQMVDALESTRAYEANVGVIEISKGMSRQRLAILA; via the coding sequence ATGATCAGTGCACTCGATATCAGCACCTCCGCTTTGGTCGCTCAACGCACGCGACTCAATGCAATTTCAGGCAACATCGCGAACATCTCCTCGCTTGTCGACGAGAACGGAAACCCGAGTCCTTACCAAGCGAGACAGGTTGTCTTTCAAACCGACGAAACCGCCAGCCCCGGTGAAGCCGCCGGCGTGAAGGTGTCAGAAGTCATGCTGGACGAATCCGAACCGCTGTATCGCTATCAACCCGATCACCCGTTGGCCATCAACGAAGGCAAGTGGGAAGGCTATGTCGCTTACCCCAACATTGACCTGACAACTCAGATGGTCGACGCATTGGAAAGCACGCGTGCTTACGAGGCCAATGTCGGCGTAATCGAAATCAGCAAGGGAATGAGTCGACAACGACTCGCCATTTTGGCCTGA
- the lexA gene encoding transcriptional repressor LexA, with product MAKAQLTERQREVYELVRSLIRERGYGPTVREIGEHFGIRSPNGVMCHLRALERKGLITRKANKSRAIELTGEDARSPTGLPMAGIVRSQPTDIDVNATDVVDLGKILADGDRFVVQLSGDSLAARGIHDGDYIVINKQDNVQAGQLAAIETSPGNISLRYWYPTNGHVELRDGDRNSPPVTVLNPKVVGVAVATVRTAL from the coding sequence ATGGCCAAAGCTCAACTGACCGAGAGACAAAGAGAAGTCTATGAGCTTGTCCGGTCTTTAATTCGAGAACGAGGCTACGGGCCGACGGTTCGTGAGATCGGTGAGCACTTCGGCATACGTAGTCCAAATGGTGTCATGTGCCATTTACGCGCCCTGGAACGCAAAGGACTGATCACTCGCAAAGCCAACAAGTCACGTGCGATTGAGTTGACGGGCGAAGACGCTCGCTCGCCGACAGGATTGCCTATGGCGGGAATCGTTCGCAGCCAGCCCACCGACATCGACGTCAACGCAACGGACGTGGTTGATTTAGGCAAGATTCTTGCCGATGGCGACCGGTTTGTCGTTCAATTATCAGGTGACTCGCTGGCCGCCCGCGGAATTCACGACGGCGACTACATCGTCATCAACAAACAAGACAACGTCCAAGCTGGACAACTCGCTGCCATTGAAACTTCGCCCGGCAACATTTCGCTGAGATACTGGTACCCAACCAACGGCCATGTCGAACTGCGAGACGGAGACAGGAATTCACCACCGGTCACGGTGCTGAACCCCAAAGTGGTCGGCGTCGCGGTCGCAACCGTTCGCACCGCGCTTTAG
- the fliE gene encoding flagellar hook-basal body complex protein FliE, with amino-acid sequence MRPVASFRPPPTFSALQGGASSQATKTAGIDQRGTNQAFSLLDPQSTQSNSTDSSFGEMGNLLMNQVKGVNSMQNQADSMVHSMLTGGDVNEAEVLTSVQKADLAFRMLMQIRNKLMDAYREIQQVQI; translated from the coding sequence ATGCGTCCCGTTGCTTCCTTCCGTCCGCCGCCAACGTTCAGTGCGTTGCAGGGCGGTGCGTCGTCACAGGCGACCAAGACGGCAGGCATTGACCAACGAGGAACCAACCAAGCGTTTTCGCTACTCGACCCACAATCAACTCAGTCCAATTCGACCGATTCTTCGTTCGGCGAGATGGGCAATCTGTTGATGAACCAGGTCAAGGGCGTTAACTCGATGCAGAACCAAGCCGACTCCATGGTTCATTCCATGTTGACCGGCGGCGATGTCAATGAAGCCGAAGTCCTCACCTCGGTTCAAAAAGCGGACTTGGCATTCCGGATGCTGATGCAAATCCGCAACAAGCTGATGGATGCCTACAGAGAAATTCAACAAGTTCAGATCTAG
- a CDS encoding DUF368 domain-containing protein produces MTLVNASTGSDTSSEGIDSDGQESRISHEPIRPDGIGMIMLNIFRGFCMGAADTVPGVSGGTVALILGHYDRLIAAISHVDTEALGLLRSGKWTELIRRLDLRFLITLGIGIVVGIGSLAGLMHWLLQHRVNETMAVFFGLVLASVWVVRRNVTQWTIPRWILLGMGVLVALGISRIPATTGDASHGFLFFSASIAICAMILPGISGAFILLLLGVYEPVIGMIKGVVKGQIDLDILGRLAVFAAGCLFGLLAFSRLLNYLLKHFRDATMAALIGLMIGSVGRLWPLQRVTAETAELELKYQEFEWVSPVEYDGSVLMLVVLAIVAAVVVVAADRFTLRMQSSASGA; encoded by the coding sequence ATGACTCTTGTGAACGCATCCACCGGCTCCGACACTTCTTCCGAAGGTATCGATTCTGACGGCCAAGAGTCGCGGATTTCTCACGAACCGATTCGTCCTGACGGCATCGGCATGATAATGCTGAATATCTTTCGTGGATTTTGCATGGGGGCGGCTGACACCGTCCCGGGAGTGAGCGGTGGAACGGTCGCGTTGATTCTTGGTCACTACGACCGCTTGATCGCAGCGATCAGTCATGTGGATACCGAAGCTCTCGGTTTGCTTCGTTCGGGCAAATGGACAGAGCTGATTCGTAGGTTGGACTTGCGATTCCTGATCACGCTCGGAATCGGAATCGTTGTCGGGATCGGTTCTCTCGCTGGCCTGATGCACTGGCTACTGCAGCACCGAGTCAACGAAACGATGGCGGTGTTCTTTGGATTGGTGCTCGCAAGTGTTTGGGTTGTTCGACGCAACGTGACTCAGTGGACGATCCCGCGATGGATCCTTTTGGGCATGGGAGTGTTGGTGGCCTTGGGCATTTCACGGATCCCGGCAACAACCGGCGATGCCAGTCATGGCTTCTTGTTTTTCAGTGCATCGATCGCGATTTGCGCGATGATTCTGCCCGGGATCAGCGGCGCATTTATTCTGTTGCTGTTGGGCGTATACGAGCCCGTAATTGGCATGATCAAGGGTGTGGTCAAGGGCCAGATCGATTTGGACATCCTGGGACGGTTGGCCGTTTTCGCTGCGGGCTGCCTGTTCGGTTTGCTGGCGTTCAGTCGTTTGCTGAATTACCTGCTGAAACATTTCCGAGACGCGACGATGGCCGCATTGATCGGTTTGATGATCGGCTCGGTCGGCCGGCTTTGGCCGCTTCAGCGTGTGACCGCGGAGACCGCCGAATTGGAATTGAAGTACCAGGAATTCGAATGGGTTTCACCAGTCGAATACGACGGCAGTGTGTTGATGCTCGTGGTGCTTGCGATCGTCGCCGCTGTGGTTGTGGTCGCCGCAGATCGCTTCACTCTTCGGATGCAGTCTTCAGCTTCTGGTGCTTGA
- a CDS encoding undecaprenyl-diphosphate phosphatase — protein MQELIRVVILAIVQGIAEFLPISSSGHLVILGSMLGELGESVTLEIILHAGTLGSILVVFWQRIWALLLKDRRVIGLLVIGTLPAVVIGLTIKTQFPEILRSPLLAGAMLIVTGVMLIVLGRLTPKSGTYDRLGLGAAFLVGCFQAFAILPGISRSGSTILGGRLMGLDRDDSVTFSFLLAIPAILGATVLAIKDLLEDGSSGETSIEVLSIGAAVAFAVGIVALKWLIRWSREDRLHWFAYWCIPAGLLVVLLNLR, from the coding sequence GTGCAGGAACTCATTCGCGTCGTCATTTTGGCAATCGTGCAAGGGATCGCTGAGTTCCTTCCTATCAGCTCGTCGGGTCATTTGGTGATCCTCGGATCAATGCTGGGCGAACTTGGCGAATCGGTCACCCTGGAAATCATCCTCCATGCCGGAACACTGGGTTCAATCCTCGTCGTTTTCTGGCAACGGATCTGGGCGTTGTTGCTAAAGGACCGTCGCGTCATCGGCTTGCTGGTGATTGGGACGCTTCCCGCGGTCGTGATTGGACTGACGATCAAGACTCAGTTTCCCGAAATTCTGCGCAGTCCACTTCTGGCCGGAGCGATGCTGATAGTGACCGGTGTGATGCTGATCGTGCTCGGACGACTCACTCCCAAATCGGGAACCTACGATCGTCTGGGCTTGGGCGCCGCGTTCCTTGTTGGCTGCTTCCAGGCATTCGCCATCTTGCCGGGAATCAGCCGCAGTGGATCAACGATCCTCGGCGGCCGGCTGATGGGTCTCGACCGGGATGATTCAGTCACCTTCTCGTTCTTGCTCGCAATTCCCGCGATTCTGGGTGCGACGGTGCTGGCAATCAAAGATTTGCTTGAAGACGGCTCCTCAGGCGAAACCTCCATCGAAGTGCTCTCGATCGGTGCGGCTGTCGCCTTCGCCGTTGGAATCGTCGCGTTGAAGTGGCTGATTCGATGGAGCCGGGAAGACCGACTTCATTGGTTCGCGTACTGGTGCATCCCAGCCGGACTGCTGGTCGTCCTCCTGAACCTCCGGTAG
- a CDS encoding S26 family signal peptidase, with translation MNSTSSLIRIKPDVVTVVATPVRQIQARLDKGEKPLVVVKREGSIHIKRLLAGPGQIVTADDDGRVLVDGNAVAVPDSPQLPIDLDDRRVGELASRWRCVSNAWQRDQRGVWSSFEGGAGSGSSVAWLVYEHRNIYRSNVVSRVLDDCPANLGLDRRLNSVDEIGLTFVIRPRTGKDADALDTQVDHLVRAMVWTDRGLRVVSKSVPGQSDAGGVTIEFTPQAFREGEIVTETDEIGGELPTLSPTSPVAIGMDPRAVLDARSLKLWRLVSWRAPALSRWELRSNEWFVAGDNVPVSVDSRTWGPVQTNQIIGVCQRSDRNRVAPIHD, from the coding sequence GTGAACTCAACCAGCTCGCTTATTCGAATCAAGCCGGACGTCGTGACCGTCGTTGCAACGCCAGTTCGCCAGATTCAAGCCCGGCTAGACAAAGGTGAGAAGCCGTTGGTTGTGGTGAAGCGTGAGGGCAGCATTCACATCAAAAGGCTGCTTGCCGGTCCGGGGCAAATCGTCACCGCCGATGACGATGGCCGGGTGCTCGTCGATGGAAATGCGGTTGCGGTTCCCGATTCGCCTCAATTGCCAATCGATTTGGATGACAGGCGGGTGGGAGAACTCGCGAGTCGATGGCGCTGCGTCAGCAACGCCTGGCAGCGTGATCAGCGCGGAGTTTGGTCTAGCTTTGAAGGCGGTGCGGGGTCAGGAAGTTCTGTCGCTTGGCTGGTCTACGAACATCGCAACATCTATCGAAGCAACGTTGTCAGCCGAGTGCTGGATGATTGCCCTGCAAACCTAGGGTTGGATCGACGCCTGAATTCCGTCGATGAGATTGGTCTCACCTTTGTCATACGCCCTCGGACCGGCAAGGACGCAGACGCTTTGGACACGCAGGTCGATCACCTTGTTCGTGCAATGGTTTGGACAGATCGCGGATTGCGGGTTGTTTCGAAATCGGTTCCTGGCCAGTCCGATGCAGGCGGTGTCACCATCGAGTTCACCCCACAAGCGTTTCGTGAAGGCGAGATCGTCACGGAGACGGATGAAATAGGCGGAGAGCTTCCGACTTTGTCGCCGACATCACCCGTTGCGATTGGGATGGATCCGCGAGCGGTGCTTGATGCACGAAGCCTAAAACTTTGGCGCCTGGTTTCTTGGCGTGCGCCAGCTCTATCACGTTGGGAATTGCGGTCCAACGAGTGGTTTGTGGCAGGGGACAACGTTCCGGTGTCGGTGGACAGCAGAACATGGGGCCCCGTGCAAACCAATCAAATCATCGGAGTTTGCCAACGGAGCGATCGAAATCGAGTGGCACCAATCCACGATTGA
- a CDS encoding cysteine desulfurase family protein codes for MSLIYLDFNRTTPMAPSVIEAMQPYWSTHFMLPTQSHVHASAVSEAIEGARESVAFLIGCEPFELVFTSGGTEANNLGILGAAEFDNTMDPLDGPPHVLISNVEHDAVMQAGLQLGRLGWDVELVPCDADGLVSADEFEKRFRESTQMVCLQLANHVLGTLQPVRELADRCHNRGIRLHCDATTSVGKIPVDVTQLRVDSLALSAHKMYGPKGNGALFVRRGLELKPILFGESREMGLRAGSENVPGIVGFGSAASMAGRCVDEAYETLAELRQRLIDGLRSNLGEQVLIHAEHVDGLPNTVTVQMPAEAKRIQKAARHLVVGLAQSESPPDEMTRVLRAIGRSEKEIGRAIRVSVGWTTSREQIDRAVNLLAEAADYPSP; via the coding sequence GTGTCGCTGATTTACCTCGATTTCAATCGCACAACACCGATGGCTCCTTCGGTGATCGAGGCAATGCAGCCATATTGGTCGACGCACTTCATGCTACCGACACAATCCCATGTTCACGCATCGGCGGTCAGCGAAGCAATCGAAGGAGCCCGCGAATCGGTCGCTTTTCTCATCGGATGTGAGCCCTTCGAACTGGTTTTCACCAGCGGGGGAACGGAGGCCAACAACCTCGGTATCCTCGGAGCGGCGGAGTTCGACAACACCATGGATCCGCTAGACGGTCCTCCTCATGTGTTGATCAGCAACGTCGAACACGATGCGGTCATGCAGGCCGGTTTGCAACTCGGTCGTCTCGGGTGGGATGTCGAACTCGTCCCGTGCGATGCCGATGGATTGGTCAGCGCAGATGAGTTTGAAAAACGCTTTCGCGAATCGACGCAAATGGTCTGCCTGCAATTGGCCAACCATGTCCTGGGCACCCTTCAACCCGTCCGCGAATTAGCGGATCGATGCCACAATCGAGGCATTCGCCTTCATTGCGACGCGACCACATCGGTCGGGAAAATCCCCGTCGACGTCACGCAGCTTCGCGTTGACTCATTGGCATTGAGCGCCCACAAGATGTACGGCCCCAAAGGCAACGGAGCTCTCTTTGTTCGGCGAGGTCTGGAACTTAAACCCATCTTGTTCGGTGAGAGCCGTGAGATGGGCCTGAGAGCGGGCAGCGAAAACGTGCCCGGCATCGTGGGGTTTGGCTCCGCCGCTTCCATGGCGGGACGATGTGTCGACGAAGCCTACGAGACACTAGCGGAACTTCGCCAGCGATTGATCGACGGCTTACGAAGCAATCTCGGCGAACAGGTCCTTATCCACGCCGAACATGTCGACGGTTTGCCCAACACGGTCACTGTACAAATGCCCGCGGAAGCAAAACGCATCCAAAAGGCAGCTCGCCATCTGGTCGTCGGTTTGGCCCAATCTGAATCACCACCCGATGAAATGACTCGAGTGCTTCGAGCGATCGGCCGCAGTGAGAAAGAGATTGGCCGCGCAATTCGCGTTTCGGTTGGGTGGACGACCAGCCGCGAACAGATTGACCGCGCCGTGAATCTGCTGGCGGAAGCCGCTGACTACCCGTCGCCGTAG
- a CDS encoding flagellar M-ring protein FliF C-terminal domain-containing protein codes for MLQTALDQFRSIYSTMPVPSRIIAGLLLTAIIVAMGFLVRGNSTPSSEYLLGGRSFSERDLDAAEVAFGNADLRGWTREGRRIKIPIESRSEFLKALESSASLPLSLRTSVQAAIEKSSPFESNEQRMARERNAKLLDIARSIMMFDEVRTARVEYDQGERMGLSRTRPQSASVTVEPEGIAPLSRDRIFQIKDLVRAAFAGMSTDDVVVTDTNGSSAFGLAEDDDPLSRKRREEEERFEMKIRNHLMGYGKIHVATHVEIDPTMSTETASLSYEDQPTTLNETSRKRETESSRPMPGGVPGAQTNALSSNRPVKLDATAQTSKTKEDERTSNRVAGQEYSTTRMAGLPVKRVKVSIGLPRSYYKKVWTKQQLETNPDQTVDDIKQMETTDLVTLKEQTETEIQQAVTALLPDVAAGEDRFPLVQVWDYIDLPEPEMDSPATAAIALSWLSDSWQTLAMLGLAAAALLIARSSVKSLSGNADPTDFKEGFGLELPAPPIAVEEQTEKVEAMEITGGSLQDELVALVEDNPEVAANVIRSWVGEAA; via the coding sequence ATGCTTCAAACCGCTCTCGATCAATTTCGAAGCATCTATTCCACGATGCCCGTTCCTTCGCGAATTATCGCGGGGTTGTTGCTGACCGCCATCATCGTGGCAATGGGTTTCTTGGTGCGTGGCAACTCGACACCATCGTCAGAGTACTTGCTGGGCGGTCGCAGCTTTAGCGAGCGAGACTTGGATGCGGCCGAAGTTGCATTCGGAAACGCGGACCTTCGAGGTTGGACTCGTGAAGGCCGCCGTATCAAGATTCCGATCGAATCACGAAGCGAGTTTTTGAAGGCGTTGGAAAGCTCTGCTTCGCTGCCTTTGTCTTTGCGCACCAGCGTTCAAGCCGCAATCGAAAAGTCCAGTCCGTTTGAATCGAACGAACAACGCATGGCTCGCGAGCGAAATGCCAAACTGCTTGACATCGCTCGCAGCATCATGATGTTCGACGAAGTGCGTACCGCGAGAGTGGAATACGACCAAGGCGAACGCATGGGTCTTTCACGCACCCGCCCGCAATCGGCCAGCGTCACCGTCGAACCCGAGGGCATCGCCCCTTTGTCGCGCGATCGCATCTTCCAGATCAAAGACTTGGTCCGTGCCGCCTTCGCGGGCATGTCGACGGATGATGTCGTTGTGACAGACACCAATGGCTCATCAGCATTCGGTTTGGCAGAAGACGACGACCCACTGTCTCGAAAACGTCGCGAAGAAGAAGAGCGGTTCGAGATGAAGATCCGCAATCACTTGATGGGTTACGGAAAGATTCACGTGGCAACTCACGTCGAAATCGACCCGACGATGAGCACAGAAACAGCCAGCCTCAGTTACGAAGACCAACCAACCACGCTGAACGAAACTTCTCGCAAACGCGAAACCGAATCGTCACGCCCGATGCCCGGCGGAGTTCCCGGTGCACAAACGAACGCACTCAGCAGCAACCGTCCGGTCAAACTGGATGCGACCGCCCAAACATCCAAGACAAAAGAAGACGAACGAACCAGCAATCGTGTCGCCGGTCAAGAATATTCCACGACTCGAATGGCCGGGCTGCCTGTCAAACGCGTGAAAGTTTCGATCGGACTGCCACGAAGCTACTACAAGAAGGTTTGGACCAAACAGCAGCTTGAGACGAATCCCGACCAAACCGTGGATGACATCAAACAGATGGAGACGACCGATTTGGTCACTCTCAAGGAACAAACCGAAACCGAAATCCAACAAGCCGTTACCGCTCTTCTACCCGACGTGGCCGCTGGCGAAGACCGATTCCCATTGGTTCAAGTTTGGGACTACATCGATTTGCCCGAGCCCGAAATGGATTCACCCGCGACCGCCGCAATCGCGCTGTCGTGGTTGTCCGACTCATGGCAGACCTTGGCGATGCTCGGCTTGGCCGCCGCGGCGCTCTTGATCGCTCGGAGCAGCGTCAAATCGCTGAGCGGCAACGCCGACCCAACCGACTTCAAAGAAGGGTTTGGATTGGAACTTCCGGCACCGCCAATTGCCGTGGAAGAGCAAACCGAGAAGGTCGAGGCGATGGAGATCACCGGCGGTTCACTGCAGGATGAACTGGTTGCCTTGGTCGAAGACAACCCGGAAGTTGCCGCCAACGTGATTCGCAGCTGGGTTGGCGAAGCCGCCTAG
- a CDS encoding flagellar basal body rod protein FlgB, translating to MFNPVASTTIGALEQTLAFTERRHELLAGNIANLSTPDYRSRDLDQGQFQTALAESIRDRGKGPSPAPEIAQPDLSQGHIPSWVHDPFGTAIRGGTVGMPNPSSDQMSAEQLSALSPSRTAESITRDDQFSGPRAAMEQVVYHDNSDVSLEQQVTEIAKNQHLHDLAVTTLRSQFELLRAAITERA from the coding sequence ATGTTCAACCCAGTCGCTTCGACAACCATCGGTGCACTTGAACAGACGCTGGCGTTCACAGAACGACGCCACGAGCTGTTGGCTGGCAACATTGCCAACCTGAGCACGCCCGATTACCGAAGTCGCGATCTGGACCAAGGGCAGTTTCAAACCGCGTTGGCAGAGTCGATTCGAGACCGAGGTAAGGGGCCATCACCTGCACCCGAAATCGCTCAACCTGATCTGAGCCAAGGACACATCCCGTCTTGGGTTCACGATCCATTTGGCACCGCTATCCGAGGTGGCACCGTCGGGATGCCCAATCCGTCCAGCGACCAAATGAGCGCGGAACAATTGTCGGCTCTCAGCCCTTCGCGAACCGCCGAATCGATCACGCGTGATGATCAGTTCAGTGGACCACGAGCCGCAATGGAACAAGTCGTCTACCACGACAACAGCGACGTTTCGCTGGAACAACAAGTCACCGAAATTGCCAAGAACCAACACCTGCACGACCTCGCCGTGACCACGCTCCGCAGTCAGTTTGAACTGCTGCGTGCCGCGATCACCGAACGTGCCTGA
- a CDS encoding SET domain-containing protein: MTALDKQRRKKLQAVVDKDYSYRSYYDDDIEVKSTGRCGFGVYAARQFQPGELVFEVTGQLINKKHYEGSEYVMDLDEDWYLEPSTPGAFMNHSCSPNCELVQLTEFSLGVVAICNIEAETEISFDYAWEAFDWNPKCQCGARNCRGWVVSEDEVKKMKRLAKGRKKKPR, encoded by the coding sequence ATGACCGCACTGGATAAACAACGTCGCAAAAAGCTCCAAGCTGTTGTGGACAAGGACTATTCCTACCGTTCGTATTACGACGACGACATCGAAGTCAAAAGCACAGGGCGATGTGGCTTTGGCGTGTACGCTGCCCGGCAGTTCCAACCTGGTGAACTGGTGTTTGAAGTCACCGGTCAATTGATTAACAAAAAACACTACGAAGGTAGTGAATACGTCATGGACCTGGACGAAGACTGGTACCTCGAACCCAGTACGCCGGGCGCTTTCATGAACCATTCGTGCAGCCCCAACTGCGAACTGGTCCAACTGACCGAGTTTTCACTCGGTGTTGTTGCGATCTGCAACATCGAAGCCGAGACCGAGATCTCGTTTGACTATGCGTGGGAAGCTTTCGACTGGAATCCCAAATGCCAGTGCGGTGCTCGCAACTGTCGCGGATGGGTTGTCTCCGAAGACGAGGTCAAGAAGATGAAGCGTTTGGCCAAAGGACGCAAGAAAAAGCCTCGTTGA
- a CDS encoding dihydroorotase — translation MNDTTWVLDGGRLIDPANGIDRIARLVLHEGKVHSIDTPDGDVPPDAGRLDVTGKIVAPGLVDLATELREPGSEEDETIQTGSNAALAGGYTTVLCCSSTKPLMDSAASVQLVRQIAQRVDGVRVLPIACLSKGRQAEQMAELGILAAAGAAGFSDTPRPMPNDALLKRALDYCRMFDLPIFDRPEVPELADGGVMHDGQIGLILGLKGLPTEAEDLAVARDVRLAEATKGRLHVGPVSTMGSIDMIGRVKSRGIHISASVCPHNLFGSDELLRSYDSRYKVHPPMRSPSHVEALRNAVAEGVIDAIESGHMPRAQEKKANDLDLAPFGASALETTLAAIATDLVETKILPWSRAIECLSTAPARIAGVKGGTLSVGANADVTVIDPLNAWSVEAKEFRSRCHSSPMTGRTLTARVTHTLVGGRLKFELHPTVASAAS, via the coding sequence ATGAATGACACCACTTGGGTTCTCGACGGCGGACGATTGATCGACCCCGCCAACGGCATCGACCGAATCGCACGCTTGGTTCTGCATGAGGGCAAAGTTCATTCAATCGACACGCCCGACGGTGACGTGCCGCCGGATGCTGGTCGGCTTGACGTCACCGGAAAAATCGTTGCACCTGGTTTGGTTGATTTGGCAACGGAACTGCGCGAACCGGGCAGTGAAGAGGACGAAACGATTCAAACGGGCAGCAATGCTGCGTTGGCGGGCGGTTACACGACGGTGTTGTGCTGCAGCAGTACCAAACCGCTGATGGATTCTGCTGCATCGGTGCAGTTGGTTCGCCAAATCGCACAACGTGTTGATGGCGTTCGTGTGCTGCCGATCGCGTGTCTGAGCAAAGGTCGACAAGCTGAGCAGATGGCCGAGCTCGGGATTTTGGCCGCCGCCGGTGCAGCTGGTTTCAGCGACACTCCGCGTCCAATGCCCAACGATGCATTGCTCAAGCGGGCGCTCGACTATTGCCGAATGTTCGACCTGCCAATCTTCGATCGGCCAGAAGTCCCCGAACTTGCTGACGGCGGCGTCATGCATGATGGGCAAATCGGCTTGATTCTCGGACTCAAAGGGCTGCCCACCGAAGCGGAGGACTTGGCCGTCGCACGAGACGTTCGACTGGCCGAGGCAACCAAAGGTCGATTGCACGTCGGTCCGGTCAGCACCATGGGTTCGATCGACATGATCGGCCGTGTGAAATCCCGAGGCATCCACATCTCCGCATCGGTTTGCCCACACAACCTCTTTGGCAGTGACGAATTGCTGCGGTCTTACGATTCGCGATACAAAGTTCATCCACCAATGCGAAGCCCGTCGCATGTGGAAGCGCTTCGCAACGCGGTTGCCGAAGGCGTGATCGATGCAATTGAATCCGGACACATGCCGCGGGCCCAAGAGAAGAAAGCAAACGACCTCGACTTGGCTCCCTTTGGTGCCTCCGCTTTGGAAACGACGCTCGCGGCCATCGCAACGGATCTGGTCGAAACAAAGATCCTCCCTTGGTCTCGCGCAATCGAGTGTCTCTCAACCGCACCGGCCCGAATCGCCGGTGTGAAAGGTGGCACGTTATCAGTGGGTGCCAACGCCGACGTGACAGTCATCGATCCGTTGAATGCGTGGTCGGTTGAGGCGAAAGAGTTCCGCTCTCGATGTCATTCCAGCCCCATGACCGGACGCACGCTCACCGCACGAGTCACTCACACACTGGTCGGTGGACGCTTGAAGTTTGAGCTTCATCCGACCGTTGCGAGTGCCGCTTCCTGA
- the rnpA gene encoding ribonuclease P protein component: MSRTGGKRPLEFPKSSRVVRSSEFTKALRRGGVAANDCLVVFALPHDVPDADGEPSPDESKTVKCRLGVTIPKKTGNAVVRNRWKRLIREAFRLNQTQLPSGFDYVVRPKKDVTADWKMIEKGFVKLVGRAVRRSQSSADRSSTRS; encoded by the coding sequence ATGTCGCGGACTGGTGGAAAACGGCCGCTTGAGTTCCCAAAATCATCTCGCGTCGTTCGCAGTAGTGAATTCACCAAAGCACTCCGCCGTGGTGGTGTCGCCGCGAACGATTGCTTGGTCGTTTTCGCGTTGCCTCACGACGTTCCTGACGCGGATGGTGAGCCGTCACCAGACGAATCCAAAACCGTCAAATGCCGACTTGGTGTTACGATCCCCAAGAAGACCGGCAACGCGGTTGTTCGAAACCGATGGAAGCGTCTGATTCGCGAAGCGTTCCGGCTGAACCAAACGCAATTGCCAAGCGGATTCGATTATGTGGTCCGCCCAAAAAAGGACGTCACCGCCGACTGGAAAATGATCGAAAAAGGGTTCGTCAAACTCGTCGGACGAGCCGTGCGTCGCAGTCAATCCTCGGCTGATCGCTCAAGCACCAGAAGCTGA
- a CDS encoding ATP-binding protein, whose translation MSHHFIGQDNDPPLAILVETLASPMLIAHPAPVCLEVDMDDALRLPVDQASFCQLMESLIRQALIEMPEGGELTITGCQTNNGIEIEIADTGAEVEQRACKLPMIAAALSAELNWQDCPQGGSAVTVKFPHYQAAKRRAA comes from the coding sequence ATGTCACATCATTTCATCGGCCAGGACAACGATCCACCTTTAGCAATTTTGGTGGAAACGCTCGCATCGCCCATGTTGATCGCTCACCCGGCACCCGTTTGCCTGGAAGTGGACATGGACGACGCACTCCGACTGCCCGTCGACCAAGCGTCATTCTGCCAATTGATGGAAAGCCTGATCCGGCAAGCACTGATCGAAATGCCCGAAGGCGGCGAACTGACGATCACGGGATGCCAAACCAACAACGGCATCGAAATCGAGATTGCAGATACCGGCGCTGAAGTGGAGCAACGGGCTTGCAAGCTGCCAATGATCGCGGCCGCACTATCGGCCGAATTGAACTGGCAAGACTGCCCCCAAGGCGGCAGCGCGGTGACCGTCAAATTCCCACACTATCAAGCCGCCAAACGCCGGGCTGCTTGA